GAACCACTTATAGCCTCATAAGGCACTTAGCTTTATTTTGCATAGTTACAAAGCAAACACCTCAAGAGGAGATTGCTTGCTAATTTAATAGAAGAACTGCTTCTAGTCTCTTAAGGCACTTAAATAAATTCAACAAAGTTATAAAGTAGACACCGAGAGGAAATTGATCGCTAAGTTTAATATAACTACTTCTAGACTCTCATAAGGCACTTAACTTAATTTTGTAAAGTTACAAAGCAGACACCCCAAAGTGGATATTGCTCGATTAGTATATTCATACACTTTCAATAGTATCGAATATGTGTAATTTGATAATTAACACTCATCGCCAACCCTTCacctatttaataaaaatatgcacatatttatattttaattttaatttgcgCAAGCAATATATCTCGACCAATGCCTCACTCATATTTAAGCAGTCTTATAACTGGTTGTCGGTACAAAATTGGTAACCCCTTTATTAGTATGAGAAATTGAAACCGTTCATAAAAATGTGTGTAACATACAACACTAGCCTTTGCTCATACTTTTATCTTGGATAAATGTTACTTTATAACCTCTACCTCAATTGGAAGGCAATTGTTATGAATAtaaaacattatatatataaaatatgtcaAGGGACCCACGGGTCTTATCCCTTGTAATCCTATGACAATTTAAATATACTAGGCTATCATTACCAAGGCCTTAAAAAGGAGACAATGAAACAACAAAAGGTCTTCTTCTCCAAGcttatctatttttcatctttCTCCATAACTCTCCATAAGAGAGCTTACTCCCTTCATGATTCACCGCTAGAACAATCAACTTGTCGCCTCATCTTAAACAGAGTGAATCAATTAATAACATCACAGCCTTCGTCTTATCTAATATTTGCATTAACAATATTCAAGTCCAATTTTCAGGTTTAGATTTTAGCCGAAGTAGCATGATACTTAGATaactataattatttttttggtAATATTTGATAGCGGTAATTTGAACCACTGTCTAACCTACTTTCACCCTCTTTATGTATTAGGTTTTCGATCAGCTTAAACGACATAGTTTTGTTtccctttttttccttttttcttttgatcatttttattTCCGTCTTTAACTCTTAACGGAACACAAAgattatttattttcctcctcaaaATTTCCTCCTCATACCAAACAGGACCAGAAGGAAAGTTTTAGAGATTTTCAAATTCAATAGAAAACATTTTtttgttgaaaaaaaaaagaaaaaacacagATGAATTTGAAAGAACCATTATGGAGCAAGAGAACAGAGTCAAACGAACCTCCATCTCCATCATCGTCATTGCCAAGAGACCCAGAAACAGAGGCTGCCGCGGCTGCTGCAACGAGTGCGGTTGAAGAACTTGTTAACTCTCTCAACAAGCAACGAATCTACAGAGAAGTCACCCTCGCTCTCCGCACTGGCTTGCGCGACGTCCGCGCCGAGTTCTCTTTCCTCCGAGTCCGTGGCCTTCGTTTCCTCCTGAAATCCCTCCGATCCATAGCGCAGTCTGACTCCTCCATCACTCTCTTTTCCCAAACCCAGTCCATCCCTGACCTCCAAGGTTCATGATCTttaaatcttttatttttctctaaaGAATCTGTCGGTTTTTAttctcttatttttttttttatgtgtgaATTATGAGTCTCTTGATGGCAGTGGTTCCGCTGTTGTTTGAGCATTCCTTTAAAGAAACAGAGGATGAAAAGTTGGGAAGCTTAGATCACATATTCAGCGTGGAGCCAATGAAGGTTAAAAGTCCTTCCACGGATTCAGAAGTTGCTCTTGCGCTTAGAGTCTTGGAAGGTTGCTGTCTACTTCACCCTGAAAGTACTCGTTTGGCCCATCAACACAAAGCCATCCCGGTAATTAGATTGCTTTCGTGAATGACTGACAAATCTCTGGTTGATGGGAAATGTGAACTAGGATTGAAAAGTGAACATTAGATACCATTGTAGAATGTAGTTTTGAGCATGTCAAATTAtcttaaaacaaaaccataaggGGCGTTTGGTTCAAGGAATGGAAGCTTACCTTTAGTAAGGGAATTATCCAAATGTAAGATTACTTAGCACTAATCGGATATATTACATTCACCTGTCCTTGTTATAGaatttgcttcttcttttttttttttttttttaacatgtaTAAGGAAAGAAGTTGAAACAATTTTATCCATCATTAGCATGCAAATTAAACTTATATATGCTCCACGAATGTATTGAGATTACCCTGGAATCATACTTTACTCAAGGAAGAGGTATTATTGAGATTTCCCCTATATTACTGAATTTTAGCTCTGTTCAGAATGTAAGATTACCTGCTCGATAGAGGGAATGTAATTCCGGCTTTTTATATTGTCATCAGGAATGTAGGATTTTGTGAACTAAACACCCCTTCAGTGTGTTGTTTCATAGCTGCAATTTGCCTACATTTAACCACTTTATTTTTTGGAATAGGTTTCAACCAGCAGCATTTCCTCATCGTTGCCAACAATAATATGCTTATGgatacaaatttcttctaaacATTTATTAAATAACTAGTTCAATTCATTATAGTTGTCTTGAATAAATTTGTTATAGTCTATAATAGGCAGTGAATATTTTGGCTGACtagttttatataaatatatatgtatatatttggaattttgtgGTGGTTAAAATTTACAGTTAATACATGCATTCAATCTTTTGCAAATATATGCTAAgttttaattttagcttttactTGAGCATAGAATAATCTACTGAATTTAAATTTGTGTCCCTCAATAAACAGTACAAGCCTTTTGAAACAAAATAAACTTAAAGGTTGTTACTATTGACTCAAGGAAAGAAAAACATATAATTAGAATCTTCTATGCTTAATATAAATGTAGTGGATTATTGTTATTGGATTTTTTTATGTGGAAGAGGGAGAAGTTGACCTCAACTCTTTTTGAGTAGGGGGAAGCATACGCCTAACTGAACCAACTGTTTAGTCGTgtgaattattaattattaagtac
Above is a genomic segment from Gossypium arboreum isolate Shixiya-1 chromosome 8, ASM2569848v2, whole genome shotgun sequence containing:
- the LOC108467422 gene encoding uncharacterized protein LOC108467422 isoform X2, whose protein sequence is MNLKEPLWSKRTESNEPPSPSSSLPRDPETEAAAAAATSAVEELVNSLNKQRIYREVTLALRTGLRDVRAEFSFLRVRGLRFLLKSLRSIAQSDSSITLFSQTQSIPDLQVVPLLFEHSFKETEDEKLGSLDHIFSVEPMKVKSPSTDSEVALALRVLEGCCLLHPESTRLAHQHKAIPVLMNVLSTRGVLEQGACLDALISILLDSSANQMDFEACNGIEEVAELIRDKQVDENLRYLKIVIEMWRVLASTHWACKWEGKVSHSNHS
- the LOC108467422 gene encoding uncharacterized protein LOC108467422 isoform X1 gives rise to the protein MNLKEPLWSKRTESNEPPSPSSSLPRDPETEAAAAAATSAVEELVNSLNKQRIYREVTLALRTGLRDVRAEFSFLRVRGLRFLLKSLRSIAQSDSSITLFSQTQSIPDLQVVPLLFEHSFKETEDEKLGSLDHIFSVEPMKVKSPSTDSEVALALRVLEGCCLLHPESTRLAHQHKAIPVLMNVLSTRGVLEQGACLDALISILLDSSANQMDFEACNGIEEVAELIRDKQVDENLRLKCGEFLLLLIGHVNGRERSPIATIHEEVRRLLGEKSASLIWAASQFGSTLDPEQRLTALHIQARRVLESLDLY